Within Quadrisphaera sp. DSM 44207, the genomic segment CCCGTGACGAGCAGCACGGGCGCCTGCTGATCCAGTCCGAAGCGGGTGCGCGCCTCCTCGCGCAGGGCGGCGCGGTCCAGGTGCGCGACCTCCGGGCGCAGCGGCATGCCGGTGGTCACCGCGCCCGGCAGCGGCGTGCCGTCGAAGGTGACGGCCACGTGCCGGGTCAGCCGCGCGCCGAGGCGGTTGGCCAGCCCCGGGCGGGCGTTCTGCTCGTGGACGACGACGGGCACCCCGCGCCGGCGCGCCGCCAGGTACGCCGGCGTCGCCACGTACCCGCCGAAGCCGACGACGACGTCCGCGCCGTCCGGGCCGACGGCGTCCAGGGCCTCCTCGGCGGCGCGCACGGCCGAGCGCAGCCGCCCCGGCAGGCGCAGCACGTCACCGGAGGGCCGCCGCGGCAGGGGCGCGCGCGGCACCAGCGCGAGCCGGTGCCCGCGCGCGGGCACCAGGCGCGACTCCAGGCCCTCGGCGGTGCCGAGCGCGAGCACGGCGGTGCGCTCGTCGCGCCGGCACAGGGCGTCGGCGAGGGCGAGCAGCGGGGAGACGTGCCCGGCGGTGCCGCCGCCCGCCAGCAGCACGGACAGCGGGCGCCGCCCGCCCGCGCCGTCCGCGCCGCCCGCGCCGCCGGTAGCGCCGCCGCCCGCGGCCGCGCTCACCGGGCGCTCCGCGGCAGGGGCACCACGGCCAGGGAGCGCTGCACCGAGCGCCCCACCGCGCCGCGCACGGAGCGGCGCAGCAGCCGCCGCCGGCGGCGCAGCCCGGCCCGGGCGCCGGGCAGGCTGCGGGCGCACGCCTGCACGATCCCGAGCGCGAACAGCGTGCACACCAGCGCGGAGCCGCCCGCGGAGATCAGCGGCAGGGGCACCCCGATGACGGGCAGCAGACCGAGGACGACGGCCACGTTGATCGCCATCTGGCCGATCACCCACGCGACGACCGCGCCGACGAGGACCTGCACGAACGGGTCCTCGCTGCGCCGCACCACGCGGGCGCACGACCACGCCAGCACCACGAACAGGGCCAGGACGGCGACGGCGCCGAGCAGGCCCAGCTCCTCGCCGATGATCGCGAAGATGAAGTCGTTGTGGGCCTCGGGCAGCCAGTTCCACTTCTGCCGGCTGCCGCCGAGGCCGAGGCCGGTCCAGCCGCCGGAGGCCAGCGCCCACAGCCCGTGCTGGGTCTGGTAGCCCAGGCCCTGGGCGTCGGTGCCCTCCGAGAGGAACTCCGCCACGCGGCCCATGCGGTTGCTGCTCGTCAGCACGAAGGCGGCCACGGCCGCCGCGCCGACGGGCACGGCGAGCAGGAAGAAGCGCAGCGGCACGCCGGCGACGAACACGGCCCCGGCGACGAGGACGAGCAGCACGAGCACGGTGCCGAGGTCGCGCCCGAGCAGGACCAGCCCGATCACCGGTCCCGCCCCGAGGCCCACGGGCACGGCCCACTGCGCGAGGCGGTGCAGCGAGCGCCGCTTGCGCGCGAGCACCGCCGCGCACCACAGCACGAGCGCAACCTTGCCGACCTCGGACGGCTGGGCGCTGAACCCGCCGACGAGGATCCAGTTGCGGTTGCCGTAGACGCCGTAGCCGATGCCGGGCACGAAGACCAGGGCCTGCAGCGCCACGGCGGCGACCACGGCCGCCGGGGCCGCGCGGCGCCACACGCCGACGGGCACGCGCGCGGCCACCGCCATCGCCACCAGGCCGACGGCGGCGAAGACCGCCTGCCCGGCGCCCACGGCGTAGGAGCTGCCGCTGTCGGCGAGGGACTCCACGCTCGAGCTCGACAGCACCATCACCAGGCCGACGCCCACGAGCAGCAGGACGGCGCCCTGCAGCACGGTGTACGTGGTGGTCGGGGTGTCCCAGCGGGCGAGGCGGCCGGGCAGCGGGCCACCGAGCAGGGCGTCGGCGGCCGCGCGCAGGCGCCGGCCCCGCTCGCCCGCGGGCGCGCCGGCGGGCCGGGCCGCCGCGGGGCGGGCGCCGGCCGCGGGCCGGGATGACGGCGCCGCGCCCGGCGCCGCGCCCGACGCCGCGCGCGGCCCGGGAGGACGGGTCAGGGCCATCTCACGCACCTCCGTCCCGCGCGCCGCCCAGGTGGGCGCGCACGGCCGCCGCGAAGGCGTCCCCGCGCTCGGCGTAGGACGCGAACTGGTCCATCGAGGCGCTCGCGGGCGCCAGGAGCACGGTGTCGCCGGGCCGGGCCGCCGCCGCGGCGGCCCGCACCGCCTCGGCCATCACGGCCGCACCGCTCCCGGCGCGGCCCTCGGCGCCGCCCTCGAC encodes:
- the murG gene encoding undecaprenyldiphospho-muramoylpentapeptide beta-N-acetylglucosaminyltransferase translates to MSVLLAGGGTAGHVSPLLALADALCRRDERTAVLALGTAEGLESRLVPARGHRLALVPRAPLPRRPSGDVLRLPGRLRSAVRAAEEALDAVGPDGADVVVGFGGYVATPAYLAARRRGVPVVVHEQNARPGLANRLGARLTRHVAVTFDGTPLPGAVTTGMPLRPEVAHLDRAALREEARTRFGLDQQAPVLLVTGGSLGAQRLNTAVSAAAADLVAAGVQVLHLTGAGKAVAPAGLPPEGAGRAVYRGLEFTDRMDLAYAAADLALCRSGAGTVCELTAVGLPAVYVPLPIGNGEQRLNALPVVAAGGGLVVEDAALTATWVGGPLLDLALDPGRLAAMAAASAAAGVRDGDERLADLVERAAQERGAQERGAQERGAR
- the ftsW gene encoding putative lipid II flippase FtsW; the protein is MALTRPPGPRAASGAAPGAAPSSRPAAGARPAAARPAGAPAGERGRRLRAAADALLGGPLPGRLARWDTPTTTYTVLQGAVLLLVGVGLVMVLSSSSVESLADSGSSYAVGAGQAVFAAVGLVAMAVAARVPVGVWRRAAPAAVVAAVALQALVFVPGIGYGVYGNRNWILVGGFSAQPSEVGKVALVLWCAAVLARKRRSLHRLAQWAVPVGLGAGPVIGLVLLGRDLGTVLVLLVLVAGAVFVAGVPLRFFLLAVPVGAAAVAAFVLTSSNRMGRVAEFLSEGTDAQGLGYQTQHGLWALASGGWTGLGLGGSRQKWNWLPEAHNDFIFAIIGEELGLLGAVAVLALFVVLAWSCARVVRRSEDPFVQVLVGAVVAWVIGQMAINVAVVLGLLPVIGVPLPLISAGGSALVCTLFALGIVQACARSLPGARAGLRRRRRLLRRSVRGAVGRSVQRSLAVVPLPRSAR